From a region of the Fischerella sp. JS2 genome:
- a CDS encoding DevA family ABC transporter ATP-binding protein, with amino-acid sequence MVISVQNLNHYFGKGQLCKQALFDINLEINAGEIVIMTGPSGSGKTTLLTLVGGLRSAQEGSLRVLGRELCGANDKALTLARRNNGYIFQAHNLHGSLTAVQNVRMGLELHDGLSPKEMYTRAAEMLEMVGLGNRLNYYPNDLSGGQKQRVAIARALVSHPKIVLADEPTAALDSKSGRDVVNLMQKLAKEQGCTILLVTHDNRILDIADRIVYMEDGRLANVPVAA; translated from the coding sequence ATGGTCATTTCTGTTCAAAATCTGAATCACTACTTTGGTAAAGGACAACTCTGCAAACAAGCGTTATTTGATATTAATTTAGAAATTAACGCTGGTGAAATTGTGATCATGACAGGCCCTTCTGGTTCTGGCAAAACTACCCTATTAACCTTAGTTGGTGGGTTGCGTTCTGCTCAAGAAGGGAGTTTGCGGGTGTTGGGAAGAGAACTGTGTGGTGCTAATGACAAAGCACTGACACTAGCGCGACGTAATAATGGTTATATCTTCCAAGCGCATAATTTGCACGGTAGCTTGACTGCTGTACAAAATGTCAGGATGGGGTTGGAACTACATGACGGACTTTCACCAAAAGAAATGTACACTCGCGCCGCCGAGATGTTAGAGATGGTAGGGTTGGGGAATCGTCTTAATTATTACCCAAATGATTTATCGGGAGGACAAAAACAACGAGTAGCGATCGCTCGTGCATTAGTAAGTCATCCAAAAATTGTCCTTGCGGATGAACCAACAGCAGCGTTAGATAGCAAATCTGGTCGAGATGTGGTTAATTTGATGCAGAAGCTAGCTAAAGAGCAAGGTTGTACTATTCTTTTAGTAACTCACGACAACCGGATTTTAGACATAGCCGATCGCATTGTTTATATGGAAGATGGTAGGCTAGCAAATGTTCCTGTGGCAGCATAA
- the devC gene encoding ABC transporter permease DevC, which produces MIGFIQQLQRRTPLGWLQLNRHKSRFLVALSGIAFADLLMFMQTGFQAALYNSNTRLHRSLEADIVLINPQARNIANLSTFTRRRLFQTMDVPGVKSAEAMYINTVSWKNPQTRKETMVLVIGFNPDQIAFNLPEVNSQLNKIKLPDTVLFDRGSRGDYQEAIAQIEQGKTVTTEIERRTITVSGLFKVGASFIADGSLITSDQNYLRLFPRKEAGSVNLGLIQVQPGYDPQQVATTLQKYLENEQDVKVLTKEEFVKFEEYYWQTNTAIGFIFSLGVSMGFIVGVIIVYQVLSTDVNAHMKEYATFRAMGYQNRYLLSVVFEEAIIMAALGFLPGFAISTGLYALTRSATNLPLYMTLARALQVLIMTIVMCMISGAIATRKVLAADPADMF; this is translated from the coding sequence ATGATTGGATTTATTCAGCAATTACAGCGACGCACACCTTTAGGATGGCTGCAACTCAACCGTCATAAAAGTCGTTTTCTCGTAGCATTATCAGGCATTGCCTTCGCTGACCTATTAATGTTTATGCAAACAGGCTTCCAAGCAGCTCTATACAACAGTAACACCAGATTGCATCGCAGTTTAGAAGCAGACATTGTTTTAATTAATCCCCAAGCGCGTAACATCGCCAATTTATCAACATTTACTCGGCGGCGACTATTCCAAACAATGGACGTACCAGGGGTGAAGTCAGCAGAAGCGATGTACATCAACACCGTCTCTTGGAAGAATCCCCAAACTCGCAAAGAGACAATGGTTTTGGTAATTGGCTTCAATCCAGATCAAATAGCATTTAATTTACCAGAAGTCAATAGCCAACTGAATAAAATTAAACTACCAGATACCGTCTTATTTGATCGTGGTTCGAGGGGAGACTACCAAGAAGCGATCGCTCAAATTGAGCAAGGTAAAACCGTCACTACTGAAATCGAACGCCGGACAATTACTGTCAGTGGGTTATTTAAAGTTGGGGCTTCCTTTATCGCTGATGGTAGTTTAATTACTAGCGACCAGAACTATTTGCGGTTATTTCCTAGAAAAGAAGCAGGTAGCGTCAACTTAGGATTAATTCAAGTTCAACCAGGTTATGACCCGCAACAAGTAGCAACAACTTTGCAAAAATATCTTGAAAATGAGCAAGATGTCAAAGTTTTAACTAAAGAAGAATTTGTCAAATTTGAAGAATATTACTGGCAAACCAACACTGCGATCGGCTTTATCTTTAGTTTGGGTGTATCAATGGGATTTATAGTCGGGGTGATTATCGTTTATCAAGTCCTCTCCACCGACGTCAACGCTCATATGAAAGAATACGCCACCTTCAGAGCTATGGGTTATCAAAATAGGTACTTGTTGAGTGTGGTATTTGAAGAAGCCATCATTATGGCAGCGTTAGGTTTTTTACCTGGATTTGCCATATCTACGGGACTCTACGCCCTTACCCGGAGTGCGACAAATTTGCCACTATACATGACCTTGGCCCGAGCCTTGCAAGTGTTAATTATGACGATAGTTATGTGTATGATTTCAGGAGCGATCGCTACTCGCAAAGTCTTAGCTGCTGATCCCGCAGATATGTTTTAA
- a CDS encoding ABC exporter membrane fusion protein, translating into MLQNIKEGSFFPQSIFRPSIAIAAVVTLTIGGISVYTLQQSRSAEQQKAQQQLVQLPEVKTVTALGRLEPKGEVIKLSAPASSEGSRVEQLLVQEGDTVKTGQIVAILDSRDRLAAALEEAKEAVQVAQANLLQVKAGAKQGEIAAQTAEIDRLQVERETQITAQKATIARLEAEKNTQIEAQKATIAQLQAQLDNAQAEYQRYQKLYQQGAISASSQDSKRLTWQTAQQQLAEAKANLKRIEESLQEQLAEARANLTRIQASGQKQIESGKATLNRIAEVRPVDIAAVQAEVNKAIASVKRAEANLKQAYVQSPQDGQVFKIYTRPGELVSNDGIAEIGQTNQMYAVVEVYQSDISKVHPGQKVRLESDSIPGELYATVERIGWQIQRQNVINSDPSSNIDARVVEVHAQLDQASTQKAAKFTNLQVKAVIGDQGSRIEDKEDKGESEEITTKH; encoded by the coding sequence ATGCTGCAAAACATCAAAGAGGGTTCTTTCTTCCCACAATCGATATTTCGTCCGTCAATTGCGATCGCAGCAGTTGTAACTTTAACTATAGGTGGCATCAGTGTTTACACGCTTCAGCAGTCTCGGAGTGCTGAACAACAGAAAGCACAACAACAGTTAGTGCAACTACCAGAAGTCAAAACAGTCACAGCTTTGGGTAGATTAGAACCAAAGGGAGAAGTGATCAAACTATCCGCACCTGCTTCCTCAGAAGGGAGTCGGGTAGAACAATTGTTGGTGCAAGAGGGGGATACAGTCAAAACAGGACAAATAGTCGCAATTTTAGACAGTCGCGATCGCCTAGCAGCTGCCTTAGAAGAAGCCAAAGAAGCAGTACAAGTAGCCCAAGCTAATCTGTTGCAAGTTAAGGCAGGTGCAAAGCAAGGTGAAATTGCCGCCCAGACAGCAGAGATTGATCGGCTGCAAGTAGAAAGAGAAACCCAAATCACAGCCCAAAAAGCCACAATCGCGCGTCTGGAAGCAGAAAAAAACACACAAATCGAAGCCCAAAAAGCAACTATTGCTCAGTTGCAAGCACAGCTAGATAATGCCCAAGCCGAATACCAGCGCTATCAAAAGTTGTATCAACAAGGAGCGATTTCGGCATCCTCCCAGGATAGCAAGCGCCTGACTTGGCAAACAGCACAACAACAACTAGCAGAGGCCAAAGCAAACCTCAAGCGCATAGAAGAATCTTTGCAAGAACAATTAGCAGAAGCAAGAGCAAACCTGACACGCATTCAAGCATCTGGACAAAAACAAATCGAATCAGGTAAAGCTACCCTCAATCGCATCGCCGAAGTTCGCCCTGTGGATATAGCAGCAGTCCAAGCGGAAGTAAATAAAGCGATCGCGTCTGTCAAAAGAGCAGAAGCCAACTTAAAACAAGCTTACGTGCAATCGCCTCAAGATGGTCAGGTTTTCAAAATATACACCCGTCCAGGTGAATTAGTATCTAATGACGGCATCGCCGAAATAGGGCAAACAAACCAGATGTATGCAGTAGTAGAAGTTTACCAAAGTGATATTAGTAAAGTGCATCCCGGGCAAAAAGTCCGCTTAGAAAGTGACTCTATTCCTGGTGAATTGTACGCAACTGTAGAAAGAATTGGCTGGCAAATCCAACGACAAAACGTCATCAACAGCGATCCCTCCAGCAACATTGACGCCAGAGTCGTAGAAGTCCACGCACAGTTAGACCAAGCCTCCACCCAGAAAGCAGCAAAATTTACCAATCTGCAAGTGAAGGCAGTGATTGGGGATCAGGGATCAAGGATTGAGGACAAGGAGGACAAGGGGGAGAGTGAGGAAATAACCACTAAACACTAA
- a CDS encoding TetR/AcrR family transcriptional regulator has protein sequence MIRVKANEIERESSPEKVEQILQGAMQEFLAHGFAGTSMDRVAAAAGVSKATVYSHFADKEGLFKALIEQLARKKFQLIFGSEPLEGEPLQVLRQVGTRALEQMSTDQEHSAFMRVLIGESGRFPELAQICVNSMIKPTLDALNQYLASHPELKIADSEAMARILLGSLVHFHITQEVLHGENIIPMKGDRIIDTIIDLLEKSVQSS, from the coding sequence ATGATACGTGTAAAAGCAAATGAAATTGAGCGTGAGAGTTCACCTGAGAAAGTAGAACAAATTCTCCAAGGAGCAATGCAGGAATTTCTGGCGCATGGCTTTGCTGGTACAAGTATGGATAGGGTAGCAGCAGCAGCAGGCGTTTCTAAAGCTACTGTTTACAGCCACTTTGCAGATAAAGAGGGGCTATTCAAAGCATTAATCGAGCAACTAGCACGCAAGAAGTTTCAGTTGATATTTGGTAGCGAACCTTTAGAAGGGGAACCACTACAAGTTTTGCGCCAGGTAGGAACTAGAGCTTTAGAACAGATGAGTACTGACCAAGAACATTCTGCGTTTATGCGTGTGTTAATTGGGGAATCTGGTCGCTTCCCAGAGTTAGCTCAAATTTGTGTGAATTCAATGATTAAGCCAACCTTGGATGCTCTCAATCAATATTTAGCATCTCATCCAGAACTGAAAATAGCAGATTCAGAGGCAATGGCGAGAATTTTACTTGGATCTTTAGTGCATTTCCATATTACGCAGGAAGTGCTGCATGGTGAGAATATAATACCAATGAAAGGCGATCGCATCATTGACACTATAATTGATTTGCTTGAGAAATCTGTTCAATCCTCATGA
- a CDS encoding alkaline phosphatase: MKLMDGDRLLPIRCRRRDFLLGAGFFTGLAVASQWRPVIAQPRFSSYPFSLGVASGDPLPNSVVLWTRLAIDPLHGGGMPPENIVVRWLIALDKNMTKIVRRGQTLATPELAHSVHVDVRGLEPDRWYWYQFRVGNEVSPIGRTRTAPALNTSIPQLNFAFASCQDWQNGYYTAYKHMADEELDLVVHLGDYIYEYEAQPDKLRQHIGSEILTLEDYRNRHAQYKTDPNLQAVHAKFPWIVTWDDHEVENNYAGLIPEDNQSQEAFVTRRAYAYQAYYEHMPLRRFSLPKGLDMQLYRRFTFGDLAEFNVLDTRQYRTDQPCDDGLKPRCSQALAEEATMTGKEQQQWLLKGLDNSSARWNVIAQQVMFAEYDFDPRPETGLFNMDQWDGYVAARNRILNFLAQRRPSNLVVISGDIHSSWVHDLKVNFKNPDSATVGTEFVGTSITSDFSTEFISPIKAALSDNPHTKFFDGAYRGYVRCNLTRDRWQSDYRVVSTITEQNASISTLASFIVENGQPGAQKI; this comes from the coding sequence ATGAAACTGATGGATGGTGATCGCTTGCTACCAATTCGGTGCAGACGGCGAGATTTTTTACTGGGTGCAGGATTCTTCACAGGGTTAGCAGTAGCTAGTCAATGGCGTCCAGTAATAGCGCAACCAAGGTTTTCTAGCTATCCTTTCAGTCTTGGTGTGGCCTCTGGTGATCCATTACCCAATAGTGTAGTGTTATGGACACGTCTAGCGATCGACCCACTTCATGGTGGTGGAATGCCACCAGAAAATATCGTAGTGCGGTGGTTGATTGCCCTTGACAAAAACATGACCAAGATAGTGCGACGTGGGCAAACCTTGGCAACTCCTGAACTAGCCCACTCAGTACACGTTGATGTGCGCGGATTAGAACCTGATCGTTGGTATTGGTATCAATTCCGGGTGGGTAATGAAGTTAGCCCAATTGGGCGGACTCGCACAGCGCCAGCCTTGAATACCTCTATCCCACAACTAAACTTTGCTTTTGCTTCTTGTCAAGATTGGCAAAACGGCTACTACACAGCCTACAAGCACATGGCGGATGAAGAACTCGATCTAGTGGTGCATTTAGGTGACTATATTTACGAGTACGAGGCCCAACCTGACAAGCTACGCCAGCATATTGGTTCTGAAATTCTTACCCTAGAAGACTATCGTAACCGTCACGCCCAGTACAAAACTGACCCAAATCTGCAAGCTGTTCATGCCAAGTTTCCTTGGATTGTTACCTGGGATGATCATGAAGTGGAAAACAATTACGCTGGTTTGATACCAGAAGACAATCAAAGTCAGGAAGCCTTTGTGACTCGGCGGGCTTACGCTTACCAAGCTTACTACGAACATATGCCGCTACGCCGCTTTTCGTTGCCTAAAGGGCTTGACATGCAGTTATATCGACGCTTTACTTTTGGTGATTTAGCTGAGTTTAACGTCTTGGATACCCGTCAATATCGGACTGATCAGCCTTGTGATGACGGACTTAAGCCCCGTTGCTCCCAAGCTTTGGCTGAAGAAGCTACGATGACAGGCAAAGAACAACAGCAGTGGTTACTCAAAGGTCTAGATAACTCATCAGCACGCTGGAATGTGATTGCTCAACAAGTTATGTTTGCTGAATACGATTTTGATCCTCGTCCAGAAACAGGACTGTTCAACATGGATCAGTGGGATGGTTACGTAGCTGCACGGAATCGCATTTTGAATTTTTTAGCTCAACGCCGACCTTCCAACCTAGTAGTGATTAGCGGAGATATCCATTCTAGTTGGGTACATGACCTCAAAGTAAACTTCAAAAACCCAGACTCAGCTACAGTCGGTACCGAATTTGTGGGAACCTCAATTACATCAGATTTTTCCACCGAATTTATTTCTCCAATCAAAGCTGCTTTGAGTGACAATCCCCACACTAAATTTTTTGATGGTGCTTATCGGGGTTATGTCCGTTGCAATCTCACACGCGATCGCTGGCAAAGTGATTACCGTGTTGTCTCAACAATTACTGAGCAAAACGCCTCTATCAGTACCCTAGCTTCGTTTATAGTTGAAAATGGTCAACCAGGCGCACAAAAAATTTAA
- the hisB gene encoding imidazoleglycerol-phosphate dehydratase HisB, with translation MQISDRQTLSSPNNLTQTPRIASVHRTTEETDVQVTINLDGTGVCNAATGIPFLDHMLHQIASHGLIDLDIQATGDLHIDDHHTNEDVGITLGKAISKALGDKKGIVRFGNFLAPLDEALIQVALDFSGRPHLSYGLQIPTQRVGTYDTQLVREFFVALAGNSQMTLHIRQLDGINSHHIIEATFKAFARAMRMAMEIDPRRAGLIPSSKGVL, from the coding sequence ATGCAAATCAGCGATCGCCAAACTCTATCTTCACCCAACAACCTCACACAAACTCCCCGTATTGCTTCTGTACATCGCACTACGGAGGAAACAGATGTCCAGGTTACGATTAATTTGGATGGTACAGGAGTTTGTAATGCAGCTACAGGTATTCCATTTTTAGATCACATGCTACATCAAATTGCCTCCCACGGACTAATAGACTTGGATATCCAAGCCACAGGAGACTTGCACATTGATGACCATCATACCAACGAAGATGTAGGCATTACCTTAGGAAAAGCTATCAGCAAAGCATTAGGTGACAAAAAAGGCATTGTCCGGTTTGGTAATTTTCTTGCACCTCTTGATGAAGCCTTAATTCAGGTAGCACTGGATTTTTCGGGTCGTCCTCATCTCAGCTACGGTTTGCAAATTCCTACCCAGCGAGTTGGGACTTATGACACCCAGCTAGTACGAGAATTTTTTGTCGCCTTGGCAGGTAATAGTCAGATGACGCTGCACATTCGTCAGTTGGATGGGATTAATTCTCATCACATTATTGAAGCCACATTTAAGGCATTTGCGAGGGCGATGCGGATGGCAATGGAGATTGATCCCCGTCGTGCTGGGTTGATCCCCAGTTCCAAAGGGGTGTTATAG
- the fabI gene encoding enoyl-ACP reductase FabI, whose product MLDLTGKNALVTGIVNNRSIAWGIAQQLHKAGANLGITYLPDERGKMEKKVAELVEPLNPSLFLPCNVQDDEQIQSTFETIRDKWGKLDLLIHSIAFANKDDLSGDFSQTSREGFRTALDVSTYSLVQLAGAAKPLMIAGGSIVTLSYLGAVRAVPNYNVMGVAKAGLEASVRYLAAELGSANIRVNAISAGPIRTLASSAVGGILDMIHHVEQVAPLGRTVTQIEVGNAAAFLCSDLASGITGQVLYVDAGYEIMGM is encoded by the coding sequence ATGCTGGATCTGACTGGAAAAAATGCCCTTGTTACAGGCATTGTCAACAACCGCTCTATAGCCTGGGGTATTGCCCAACAACTGCACAAAGCCGGAGCTAACTTGGGGATCACCTACCTACCAGATGAGCGTGGCAAAATGGAGAAAAAGGTTGCTGAACTTGTCGAACCTCTCAACCCAAGTCTGTTTCTCCCTTGCAATGTCCAAGATGACGAACAGATTCAATCTACTTTTGAGACGATCCGCGATAAATGGGGCAAGTTGGACCTTCTCATCCATTCCATTGCCTTTGCCAATAAAGATGATTTGAGTGGAGACTTTAGCCAAACCTCTCGTGAAGGATTTCGTACAGCTTTAGATGTCAGCACCTATTCTTTGGTGCAACTAGCTGGTGCAGCTAAACCTTTGATGATCGCAGGTGGAAGCATAGTTACTCTCTCTTATTTAGGAGCCGTAAGAGCAGTTCCTAACTATAATGTGATGGGAGTTGCCAAGGCAGGATTAGAAGCTAGTGTGCGTTATTTAGCAGCAGAACTCGGTTCTGCCAATATCCGCGTCAATGCCATCTCCGCCGGGCCAATCCGTACTTTAGCTTCTAGTGCCGTTGGCGGTATTTTAGATATGATTCATCATGTCGAGCAAGTAGCTCCCTTGGGACGCACCGTCACACAGATCGAGGTAGGTAATGCAGCAGCGTTCTTGTGTAGCGACTTGGCAAGTGGAATTACAGGACAAGTCCTGTATGTTGATGCAGGATATGAAATTATGGGAATGTAA
- the ntcA gene encoding global nitrogen regulator NtcA, with amino-acid sequence MIVTQDKALANVFRQMATGAFPPVVESFERNKTIFFPGDPAERVYFLLKGAVKLSRVYEAGEEITVALLRENSVFGVLSLLTGNKSDRFYHAVAFTPVELLSAPIEQVEQALKENPELSMLMLRGLSSRILQTEMMIETLAHRDMGSRLISFLLILCRDFGLPCADGITIDLKLSHQAIAEAIGSTRVTVTRLLGDLREKKMISIHKKKITVHKPVTLSRQFT; translated from the coding sequence ATGATCGTGACACAAGATAAAGCCCTAGCAAATGTTTTTCGTCAGATGGCGACTGGAGCGTTTCCGCCAGTGGTGGAATCGTTCGAGCGCAACAAGACGATCTTTTTCCCCGGCGATCCTGCTGAAAGAGTTTATTTTCTCTTAAAAGGTGCAGTTAAACTCTCCAGGGTGTACGAAGCAGGAGAAGAGATAACTGTAGCGCTACTGCGAGAAAACAGTGTATTTGGGGTTTTGTCCCTACTAACGGGAAACAAGTCTGATCGTTTTTATCATGCAGTTGCTTTTACGCCTGTGGAATTGCTTTCAGCACCTATCGAACAGGTGGAACAAGCACTCAAGGAAAATCCAGAATTATCGATGTTAATGCTGCGGGGTTTATCTTCGCGCATTCTTCAGACAGAGATGATGATTGAAACTCTCGCTCACCGCGATATGGGTTCAAGATTAATAAGTTTCTTATTAATTCTTTGTCGAGATTTTGGTCTTCCTTGTGCAGATGGAATCACAATTGATCTCAAGCTATCTCATCAGGCGATCGCTGAAGCAATTGGTTCGACTCGTGTGACTGTCACTAGACTACTAGGCGATTTGCGCGAAAAGAAGATGATTTCCATACACAAGAAAAAAATTACTGTCCACAAACCTGTGACACTAAGTCGGCAATTCACTTAA
- a CDS encoding DUF3084 domain-containing protein, translated as MATGYILIIAILILGGVIATVGDRIGTRVGKKRLSLFNLRPKNTAVLVTILTGLGISASTLGILFLADEGLRKGVFELEDIQKDLRRKRVQLENTTQQLDTTKTELEQARKEQAKAQQDLQEINKSLQAANAKQQQTQAQLNRTINQQAKTQTQLQGTQKQLSQVANQYEKAIAQLQNVYQERNRQLEEIKRLKAERQKLYEQAKQAVAEAQAAIDKRDRELAKRQEVIQQRDQTIAKLDAVIQKRNLEITAREKIIAQRETRLKELETQQDFLEQEVARLEKYYRSYRDLRLGKLAIARGQVLAAGVVRIEKPAAARQAVIQLLKEANKNASMELSEPGTTTPPNLQILRVTEEQVEQLSNQIKDGRDYVVRIFSAGNYVRGEKPIEFFADASLNQIVFSGGEVLATTTADPKNMTSYQLRQRLELLISASQFRARNAGILEDIQIDGTFLRFIAQLRQYDQAIDIKAVAAQDTYTAGPLKVRLLAIKNGQVIFST; from the coding sequence ATGGCCACCGGGTACATCCTCATTATTGCAATCTTAATTTTGGGAGGCGTTATTGCCACCGTCGGCGATCGCATTGGCACGCGGGTTGGCAAAAAACGGCTCTCACTTTTCAACCTTAGACCCAAAAATACAGCTGTATTAGTAACAATCTTGACAGGGTTGGGCATTTCTGCATCAACCCTGGGCATTTTATTTTTAGCTGATGAAGGTTTGCGTAAAGGAGTTTTTGAGTTAGAAGATATTCAAAAAGACCTTAGGCGTAAACGCGTACAACTAGAAAATACGACCCAGCAACTTGATACAACCAAAACCGAACTAGAGCAAGCCAGGAAAGAACAAGCCAAAGCTCAGCAGGATCTGCAAGAAATTAACAAATCTTTACAAGCAGCCAACGCTAAGCAACAGCAAACGCAAGCCCAACTCAACCGTACAATTAATCAACAAGCAAAAACTCAAACCCAACTCCAAGGCACTCAAAAGCAATTGAGTCAAGTGGCAAATCAATATGAAAAAGCCATAGCCCAGCTACAAAACGTTTATCAAGAAAGGAACAGACAACTAGAGGAAATTAAACGACTAAAAGCAGAACGCCAAAAACTTTATGAGCAAGCGAAACAAGCCGTTGCTGAAGCGCAAGCTGCTATAGACAAACGCGATCGCGAACTAGCCAAGCGTCAGGAAGTGATTCAACAGCGTGACCAGACAATTGCCAAACTGGATGCGGTTATTCAAAAGCGTAATCTCGAAATTACAGCTAGGGAGAAAATTATTGCTCAACGAGAAACCCGCCTCAAAGAACTAGAAACACAACAGGATTTTCTCGAACAGGAAGTTGCACGTCTAGAGAAATATTATCGGTCTTATCGTGATCTTCGTTTAGGAAAACTGGCTATAGCCCGGGGTCAAGTTCTAGCGGCTGGGGTTGTGCGTATAGAAAAACCTGCTGCTGCGCGCCAAGCAGTAATCCAGCTATTAAAAGAAGCTAATAAAAATGCCAGTATGGAATTAAGTGAACCTGGCACTACCACCCCTCCAAATTTGCAGATACTACGTGTCACTGAAGAACAAGTTGAACAGTTAAGTAATCAGATTAAAGATGGTCGAGATTACGTGGTGCGGATTTTCTCTGCGGGTAACTACGTCAGAGGAGAAAAACCAATCGAATTTTTTGCTGATGCATCACTAAATCAAATTGTGTTCTCTGGAGGCGAAGTACTAGCTACAACTACAGCTGATCCCAAAAACATGACATCCTACCAACTGCGACAGCGCCTAGAACTGTTGATTTCTGCTTCTCAATTTCGCGCACGGAATGCTGGAATTTTAGAAGATATTCAAATAGATGGTACTTTTCTGCGCTTTATTGCCCAGTTGCGACAATATGACCAAGCAATAGATATTAAAGCAGTTGCCGCACAAGACACATATACCGCCGGGCCGTTGAAAGTAAGATTGTTAGCAATTAAAAATGGACAAGTGATTTTTAGTACTTAA
- a CDS encoding pre-16S rRNA-processing nuclease YqgF: MNLNEFTPTQPVILGFDPGKDKCGLAVMGLDRKLHYHRVVPSTEAIATIETLRQKFPISLMVMGDQTTAKGWKQQLQQQLSDPLNIMLVDERYTSLEARDRYWQMFPPQGITKLLPQGMRTPPRPIDDIVAILLIERYLSRLTESVK, translated from the coding sequence ATGAATTTAAATGAATTTACACCAACTCAACCAGTGATCTTAGGATTCGACCCGGGTAAAGATAAATGTGGCTTAGCAGTGATGGGACTGGATCGAAAGCTACACTATCATCGGGTTGTACCTTCGACTGAAGCGATCGCTACCATTGAAACACTGCGACAAAAATTTCCCATCTCTCTAATGGTTATGGGCGATCAAACCACAGCTAAAGGCTGGAAACAGCAACTACAGCAACAATTGTCAGATCCGTTAAATATTATGTTGGTCGATGAACGCTACACCAGTTTAGAAGCACGTGATCGCTATTGGCAAATGTTCCCACCCCAGGGAATCACTAAACTGTTACCACAAGGAATGAGAACACCTCCAAGACCAATAGATGACATTGTTGCTATTCTCCTCATCGAAAGATATCTTAGTCGCCTGACAGAGTCAGTAAAATAA
- a CDS encoding DUF3146 family protein yields MSAKRLPQTTAHVRITRQSWQQGLLEGEVRAGDFEWQFQWHFPRGELSVKPSQGRALIKEPLGRFLEQKDYQLEPGGDYAFTIRAEL; encoded by the coding sequence GTGAGTGCTAAGCGTTTACCACAAACAACTGCCCATGTTAGGATTACCCGTCAATCTTGGCAACAGGGCTTACTGGAAGGAGAAGTCAGAGCGGGAGATTTTGAGTGGCAGTTTCAATGGCATTTTCCCCGAGGAGAATTGTCTGTCAAACCATCACAAGGTCGTGCTTTAATTAAAGAGCCTCTTGGTCGTTTTTTAGAGCAAAAAGATTATCAACTAGAACCAGGAGGAGACTATGCTTTTACTATTCGGGCAGAACTGTAA